A region from the Dehalococcoides mccartyi CG5 genome encodes:
- the pyrH gene encoding UMP kinase has product MAEIKYKRILLKLSGEAFKGATGYGIDIPTVRNIAQEIKHICLMGVEVAIVVGGGNIWRGATAAKEGIDRVSADYAGMLATIINAITLQDALEREGIVTRTQSALSVQQVAEPYIRRRAVRHLEKGRVVIFAGGTGNPYMTTDTAAALRAIEIEASVLLMAKNKVDGVYTADPQKHPEATLFQHLTYMEAINKRLQVMDATALSLCLDNKLPIIVFDLQSSESLVSAISGQPIGTLISSES; this is encoded by the coding sequence ATGGCTGAAATAAAATATAAACGTATCCTGTTAAAACTCAGTGGAGAGGCTTTCAAAGGAGCCACCGGATACGGTATTGATATCCCTACCGTAAGAAACATTGCCCAAGAGATTAAGCATATCTGCCTTATGGGCGTTGAAGTGGCTATTGTGGTAGGGGGCGGCAATATTTGGCGGGGGGCAACCGCTGCCAAAGAAGGAATTGACCGGGTTTCAGCTGATTATGCAGGTATGCTGGCCACCATTATAAATGCCATTACCCTGCAGGACGCCTTGGAACGTGAGGGTATCGTAACCCGCACCCAATCCGCTCTTTCCGTCCAGCAGGTAGCCGAACCATATATCCGCCGGCGGGCTGTCCGACATCTGGAAAAAGGACGGGTAGTCATATTTGCCGGAGGCACCGGCAATCCTTACATGACCACCGACACGGCTGCCGCTTTACGTGCCATAGAAATAGAAGCCAGTGTGCTTCTTATGGCCAAAAATAAAGTGGACGGGGTTTACACCGCTGACCCTCAGAAACACCCCGAAGCCACCCTTTTCCAGCACCTTACTTATATGGAAGCTATAAACAAGCGCCTCCAGGTTATGGATGCAACGGCCCTTTCACTTTGTCTGGATAATAAATTGCCGATTATTGTGTTTGACCTTCAGTCCTCCGAAAGCCTGGTGAGCGCCATATCCGGTCAGCCGATAGGTACATTAATATCCAGCGAGAGTTAA
- the tsf gene encoding translation elongation factor Ts translates to MAINAEQIKELREKCGAGVMECRNALVDANGNVEKAQEILREKGLVKAAKKAERETVQGIVESYIHTQGRIGALVELNCETDFVARTDAFKELAHNLAMQVAAMCPLYLSEEDRPAECEVEAENACLLLQPYIKDPSKTINGLIIETVAKVGENIRLKRFARFELGG, encoded by the coding sequence TTGGCTATCAATGCTGAACAGATAAAAGAACTCCGCGAGAAATGCGGCGCAGGTGTTATGGAATGCCGCAACGCTCTGGTGGATGCAAATGGCAATGTTGAAAAAGCCCAGGAGATTCTCCGGGAGAAAGGCCTGGTAAAAGCCGCCAAGAAGGCTGAACGCGAAACTGTCCAGGGTATAGTGGAATCCTATATACACACCCAGGGACGGATTGGTGCACTGGTTGAGCTTAACTGCGAAACCGACTTCGTTGCCCGCACTGACGCCTTTAAGGAACTGGCCCACAATCTGGCCATGCAGGTAGCGGCTATGTGCCCGCTTTACCTGTCTGAAGAAGACCGCCCGGCCGAATGTGAAGTTGAAGCTGAAAACGCTTGCCTGCTGCTTCAGCCTTACATCAAAGACCCCTCCAAAACTATCAACGGTCTCATTATTGAAACTGTTGCCAAGGTTGGAGAAAATATCCGCCTGAAGCGGTTTGCCCGATTTGAGCTTGGAGGCTAG
- the purL gene encoding phosphoribosylformylglycinamidine synthase subunit PurL — MHRIEVSLKPEWPDPKGNGVCHDIQDLGITSVSEVRVIDVYWLEGNLSDSEVLTISGELLSDQIIQTFKYDANCPLAEADGFSAIEVTYNAGVTDPVQETILKAISDLGIKGITAARTAKRYLLKGEISADELKTIGNKLLINPIVQHVVTSSSNPFPPNPEYTFKLKKIDLLAEKLKDNMASLGKEYSLSHQELSVIYEHYLKLGRAPTDAELETLAQTWSEHCCHKTFKAMLDYDGQIINNLLKQTIAKATAELNKPWCLSVFVDNSGVIEFNDEWGVCFKAETHNHPSAVEPYGGAATGIGGVIRDILGTGLAAKPIANTDVFCFGPPDLAEDKLPPGVLHPRRVFKGVRSGVADYGNRMGIPTVNGAVLFDERYTANPLVYCGTIGLIPKKYALPGKQSAGDLVVLIGGRTGRDGIHGVTFASGELNDRSTELSFTAVQIGNAIVEKRMLDTLLQARDRELFVRITDCGGGGLSSAVGEMAESTGVKIYLDKVPLKYSGLTYSEIWISESQERMLLAVNKEKLGEILALFESEGVEASVIGEFTSDRHLKLFYQDHQVADLQMNFLHNGRPQLELRATHHKTRHPEADFDCPKDFETELKNILSHWNVCSREWIIRQYDHEVQGGSVLKAMVGAENDGPGDAAVIRPVLGSKKAVVISNGINPSYADVDAYNMAASAIDEALRQIIAVGGNLERVALLDNFSWGNASRPESLGDLVRACQACHDLSLVFGTPFISGKDSLNNEFRYEDKLITIPHTLLISAIGVMEDGDKAISMDFKKAGNLIYIVGKTAEELGGSHYFKNHSFIGNRAPAVNAKRAKENMQALSCATARGLVAACHDLSEGGLGVAAAEMAFSGKLGAHIHLADVPLAEKIDREDYILFSESNSRFLVEVAPKHQAEFEKLMSGCDFGLVGEVMSEPSLEITGRDGKEILLNTPVSELKEAWQRPMRW; from the coding sequence GTGCATAGAATAGAAGTCTCCCTGAAACCGGAGTGGCCGGATCCCAAAGGTAACGGTGTTTGCCATGATATACAAGACCTTGGTATAACCTCAGTTTCTGAAGTAAGAGTGATAGATGTTTACTGGCTGGAGGGAAACCTTTCAGACAGTGAAGTGCTGACCATATCCGGGGAGCTTCTTTCAGACCAAATAATCCAAACCTTTAAATACGATGCCAACTGTCCGCTAGCCGAAGCTGACGGGTTTTCGGCTATAGAAGTTACCTATAACGCCGGAGTGACCGACCCGGTGCAGGAAACCATACTCAAAGCCATTTCGGATTTGGGTATAAAAGGCATAACTGCCGCCCGAACAGCCAAACGCTACCTGCTTAAGGGCGAGATTTCAGCTGATGAACTGAAAACCATCGGCAACAAGCTACTTATAAACCCCATTGTCCAGCACGTGGTTACCAGCAGTTCAAATCCCTTCCCTCCCAACCCGGAGTATACGTTTAAACTTAAGAAAATTGACCTGCTGGCCGAAAAACTGAAGGATAACATGGCGTCACTGGGCAAAGAATACAGCTTAAGCCATCAGGAGCTTTCCGTTATCTATGAGCATTACCTGAAACTGGGACGGGCACCCACTGATGCTGAGCTGGAAACTCTGGCCCAAACCTGGAGCGAACACTGCTGCCATAAAACCTTTAAAGCCATGCTGGATTACGACGGCCAGATTATAAATAACCTGCTTAAGCAGACTATAGCCAAAGCCACCGCCGAGCTTAACAAGCCCTGGTGTTTATCTGTTTTTGTAGATAACTCCGGGGTGATAGAGTTTAATGACGAATGGGGGGTCTGCTTCAAAGCTGAAACCCATAACCACCCTTCAGCGGTTGAGCCTTACGGCGGTGCCGCTACCGGAATTGGCGGGGTAATCCGTGACATACTGGGTACCGGACTTGCCGCCAAACCTATCGCTAATACAGATGTATTCTGTTTCGGCCCGCCGGATTTGGCCGAAGACAAACTGCCTCCGGGGGTACTCCATCCCCGCCGCGTTTTCAAAGGGGTACGTTCAGGTGTGGCAGATTACGGCAACCGCATGGGTATACCCACTGTTAACGGAGCGGTGCTCTTTGATGAACGCTACACCGCTAACCCGCTGGTTTACTGCGGAACCATAGGCCTTATACCTAAGAAATATGCCCTGCCGGGCAAACAGTCCGCCGGTGATCTGGTGGTACTGATTGGCGGACGTACCGGCCGTGACGGCATCCATGGGGTTACCTTTGCCTCCGGTGAACTGAATGACCGCTCAACCGAGCTGTCTTTTACGGCTGTCCAGATAGGCAACGCCATTGTAGAAAAACGGATGCTGGACACTTTGCTTCAAGCCCGCGACCGTGAGCTGTTTGTCCGCATTACGGACTGCGGCGGCGGGGGCTTAAGCTCTGCGGTAGGCGAAATGGCCGAATCTACCGGAGTAAAAATCTATCTGGATAAAGTCCCCTTGAAATACTCCGGCCTGACCTACTCTGAAATATGGATATCTGAAAGCCAGGAACGCATGCTTCTGGCTGTAAATAAAGAAAAACTCGGGGAAATTTTAGCCCTGTTTGAAAGCGAAGGGGTAGAGGCTTCGGTTATAGGTGAATTTACATCCGACCGCCACCTTAAACTTTTCTATCAGGACCATCAAGTGGCCGACCTTCAAATGAACTTCCTGCATAACGGGCGACCTCAACTGGAACTAAGGGCAACTCACCATAAAACCCGCCACCCCGAAGCAGATTTTGACTGCCCGAAAGATTTTGAAACTGAACTTAAAAACATACTTTCCCACTGGAATGTATGTAGCCGTGAGTGGATAATCCGCCAGTATGACCATGAGGTTCAGGGCGGAAGCGTCCTGAAAGCCATGGTGGGGGCTGAAAATGACGGACCGGGTGACGCCGCCGTTATCCGCCCGGTACTTGGCTCAAAGAAAGCGGTGGTAATTTCAAACGGTATTAACCCCAGCTATGCTGATGTAGACGCCTACAATATGGCCGCTTCAGCCATAGACGAAGCCTTACGGCAGATTATTGCTGTGGGCGGCAATCTGGAACGGGTAGCCCTGCTGGATAACTTCAGCTGGGGCAACGCCAGCCGCCCCGAAAGCTTGGGGGATCTGGTGCGTGCCTGCCAGGCCTGCCATGACCTGTCTCTGGTTTTTGGAACACCCTTTATTTCAGGCAAAGACAGCCTTAACAACGAATTCCGTTATGAAGATAAACTGATTACCATTCCCCATACCTTGCTTATTTCAGCCATAGGGGTAATGGAAGATGGCGACAAGGCCATAAGTATGGATTTTAAAAAAGCCGGAAACCTTATTTATATTGTGGGTAAAACTGCCGAAGAACTGGGCGGTTCGCATTACTTCAAGAACCACAGCTTCATTGGCAACCGCGCCCCCGCAGTCAATGCCAAGCGTGCCAAAGAAAACATGCAAGCTCTATCTTGCGCTACCGCCAGAGGGCTGGTTGCCGCCTGCCATGACCTGTCCGAAGGGGGACTGGGAGTGGCCGCAGCCGAAATGGCCTTCAGCGGCAAGCTGGGTGCGCACATCCATCTGGCAGACGTTCCTCTGGCTGAAAAGATAGACCGGGAAGATTACATCCTCTTCTCAGAGTCCAACAGCCGTTTTCTAGTAGAGGTTGCCCCCAAACATCAAGCTGAATTTGAAAAGCTAATGTCAGGGTGTGATTTCGGGCTGGTTGGTGAGGTTATGTCTGAACCAAGCTTGGAAATAACCGGACGAGATGGCAAAGAAATTCTTTTAAACACCCCGGTTAGTGAACTGAAAGAGGCCTGGCAAAGGCCGATGCGTTGGTAG
- the frr gene encoding ribosome recycling factor — protein sequence MINEILQKSEKKMSASLDVLLQELSGIRTGRSSPALVEHIRVEYAGVPTPINHLANISAPDPRYITIQPWDRSCLSAIEKAIMKSDLGLMPNNDGNIIRLNIPPLSEERRQEMIKIVNKRLEEDKIAMRNVRRDAMDEMKKLEKAKEISQDDLKRGSDQLQKITDNFIAKADKLGADKEAELRQV from the coding sequence ATGATAAACGAAATTTTACAAAAATCTGAAAAAAAGATGTCTGCTTCACTTGATGTTCTTCTACAGGAACTGTCAGGTATCCGTACCGGGCGTTCATCACCGGCCTTGGTTGAGCATATCCGGGTAGAATACGCAGGCGTACCCACTCCCATCAATCATCTGGCTAATATATCTGCCCCTGATCCCCGTTATATTACTATCCAACCTTGGGACAGAAGCTGCCTTTCGGCCATTGAGAAAGCTATTATGAAATCTGATTTGGGTCTTATGCCCAATAATGACGGCAATATTATCCGTCTGAATATCCCCCCCCTGTCTGAAGAACGCCGCCAGGAAATGATTAAAATAGTCAACAAGCGGCTGGAAGAAGACAAAATAGCCATGAGAAATGTCCGCCGTGATGCTATGGATGAAATGAAGAAACTGGAAAAGGCCAAGGAAATCTCCCAGGACGACCTGAAACGCGGCTCTGACCAGCTCCAGAAGATTACGGATAACTTTATTGCCAAGGCTGACAAGCTTGGGGCAGATAAAGAAGCTGAACTGAGGCAAGTTTAG
- the rpsB gene encoding 30S ribosomal protein S2, with translation MPTTNIKELLEAGAHFGHQTSRWHPRMKKYIFTKRNGIHIIDLEKTVVMLDKACNYINQVVSDGGKVLFVGTKKQAQEILAEEAKRCGMYFINQRWTGGILTNFHSIQSRIDYLVRLEDQQARGDFSRLPKKEAQKLGEEIARLNRTMGGFKEMTRLPDVIFVVDPIKEKIAMAEAKRMGVPLVAMVDTNCNPDEVDYPVPSNDDAMRAIKLICSKMADAVIEAQNAMKVTEVETTGEAQAETAG, from the coding sequence TTGCCAACTACAAACATTAAAGAGCTTCTGGAAGCCGGGGCACATTTTGGTCACCAGACCAGCCGCTGGCATCCGCGGATGAAGAAATATATCTTCACCAAACGCAACGGTATTCACATTATTGACCTTGAAAAGACCGTAGTCATGCTGGACAAAGCCTGCAATTACATTAACCAGGTTGTCAGTGATGGCGGTAAGGTTCTTTTTGTTGGTACCAAAAAACAGGCCCAGGAAATTTTGGCTGAAGAAGCCAAGAGATGCGGCATGTATTTTATCAATCAGCGCTGGACAGGTGGTATTTTAACCAATTTCCACTCCATTCAGTCACGGATTGATTATCTGGTACGGCTGGAAGACCAGCAGGCCAGGGGTGATTTTAGCCGTTTGCCCAAAAAAGAAGCTCAGAAACTGGGTGAGGAAATTGCCCGTCTGAACCGCACTATGGGCGGCTTCAAGGAAATGACCCGCCTGCCGGATGTCATCTTTGTAGTAGACCCTATCAAGGAAAAGATTGCCATGGCTGAAGCCAAACGCATGGGTGTTCCTCTGGTAGCTATGGTTGATACCAACTGCAACCCTGACGAAGTTGACTATCCCGTTCCTTCTAACGATGATGCTATGCGGGCTATCAAACTGATTTGCTCTAAAATGGCTGATGCCGTGATAGAAGCCCAGAATGCCATGAAGGTTACCGAAGTTGAAACCACCGGTGAAGCTCAGGCCGAAACTGCCGGTTAA
- the purQ gene encoding phosphoribosylformylglycinamidine synthase I — translation MSKVKTMILRTPGTNCDVETSYAFELAGSETELVHINELLAKPSLLSEFQIMAFPGGFGYGDDLGAGRVLANEVRLKLGEKISRFHESGGLIIGICNGFQTLVKTGILPGPMKDGQKITLTDNNSGRFECRWTYLSVNPFSTCVFTQGLDRLYLPVAHGEGKLLGSPEVINKLNSAVYYTDKDGKRNAPYPANPAGTLMDIAGIADESGRIFALMPHPERFVRGSQHPRWTGEGLKKEGDGLKIFTNAVKWAREV, via the coding sequence ATGAGTAAAGTAAAAACCATGATACTTCGCACACCCGGTACTAACTGTGATGTTGAGACATCTTATGCTTTTGAACTGGCGGGCTCTGAAACAGAGCTGGTGCACATAAATGAACTATTGGCCAAGCCCTCGCTTTTATCCGAATTTCAGATAATGGCATTCCCCGGCGGCTTCGGTTACGGTGATGACCTGGGAGCAGGACGGGTACTGGCTAATGAAGTACGCCTAAAACTGGGTGAAAAAATAAGCCGTTTTCACGAAAGCGGCGGGCTTATTATCGGTATCTGCAACGGCTTTCAGACACTGGTAAAAACCGGCATACTGCCGGGCCCTATGAAAGATGGCCAAAAAATAACCCTTACAGACAACAACTCCGGCCGCTTTGAATGCCGCTGGACTTACCTTTCGGTAAACCCCTTTTCCACCTGTGTATTTACCCAAGGCCTAGACCGGCTGTATTTGCCGGTAGCCCACGGCGAAGGCAAACTGCTTGGCAGCCCGGAGGTAATAAATAAACTGAATTCAGCAGTTTATTACACCGACAAAGACGGTAAACGCAACGCCCCCTACCCGGCAAACCCGGCCGGTACCCTGATGGATATTGCCGGCATTGCAGACGAAAGCGGGCGGATATTTGCCCTGATGCCACACCCGGAGCGGTTTGTACGGGGCAGTCAGCACCCGCGCTGGACAGGGGAAGGTCTGAAAAAAGAAGGCGACGGGCTGAAAATATTTACCAATGCCGTAAAATGGGCGCGCGAAGTTTGA